The Bradyrhizobium sp. B097 genome contains the following window.
TTTCGAGGAGCGCGGCGACGCCGTGCTGGATTCCGCGCGCAAGCTCGGGCTGGAAGGCATCGTCTCCAAGCGGCTCGACGGCGCCTATCGCTCCGGCCGCTCCGACGACTGGACCAAGGCGAAAATCCGCGCCGGCCATGAGGTGGTGATCGGCGGCTGGAAGACCACCAACGGCAAATTCCGCTCGCTGATGGCGGGTGTCTATCGCGGCGACCATCTGGAGTTTGTCGGCATCGTCGGCACCGGCTTCGGCCAGGACACGGTTCGCCGCATCATGCCGGCGCTGAAGGCTGCGGCATCCAACACCAACCCGTTCGGCGGCAAGGACGCGCCGAAGAAGTCCCGCGACGTGCACTGGCTGAAGCCGGAGCTGGTCGCCGAGATCGAGTTCGCCGGTTGGACCGACGCCGGCAATATCCGCCAGGCGGCGTTCAAGGGCCTGCGCCAGGACAAGCCGGCGCATGAGGTCGAGGCCGAACGGCCGGTCGTAACCAGCGTGGTGAAGCCGATGGCGAAAGCAAAATCCAGCGCGGTCATGGGCGTCGCCATCTCCCACCCGGATAAGGCGTTGTGGCCGGATGCCGGCGACGGCGAGCCGGTGACCAAGCTCGATCTCGCCAATTACTTCGAGGCGGTCGGCGCATGGATGATCGGATATCTCAAGGGCCGGCCGTGCTCGATCGTGCGCGCGCCCGATGGCATCAAGGGCGAGACGTTCTTCCAGCGCCATGCGATGGCCGGTACGTCGAAGCTGCTGAAGCTCGCCAAGGTCTCCGGCGACCGCAAACCCTATCTGCAAATCGACCAGGTCGAGGGTCTGGCCGCGGTCGCGCAGCTCGGTGGCCTCGAACTGCATCCCTGGAATTGCGCGCCCGATGCCTATGACACGCCGGGCCGGCTGGTGTTCGATCTCGATCCCGCGCCCGACGTCGCGTTCTCCGACGTGGTCGACGCCGCCAAGGACATGCGCCAGCGGCTGATTGCGGTCGGTCTCGAGAGCTTCTGCAAGACCACCGGCGGCAAGGGCCTTCACGTCGTGGCGCCGCTGCTCTCAAGTCCGAAGGACAAGGTGACGTGGAAGGAAGCCAAGGCGTTTGCGCAAGGCATCTGCCAGTGGATGGCACAGGACGATCCCGAGCGCTATCTGATTAACATGTCGAAGGCCAAGCGTACCGGAAAGATCTTCCTCGACTATCTGCGCAACGACCGGCTCTCGACCGCGGTCGCGGTGCTGTCGCCGCGGGCGCGTCCGGGTGCGACGGTGTCGATGCCGCTGACTTGGGCCCAGGTGCGCGGCGACCTCGATCCGAAGAAATACACGGTGCGGTCGGTGCCGGCGCTGCTCGCCAAGAGCAAGGCGTGGGACGGCTATGAGGACGCGGCCTCGTCGATCAGGCCGGCGATGAAGAAGCTCGCGGCGCAGTAGCGTCCGTGAAGCTAGCATCCTCCGCTCGTCATACCCCGCGAAAGCGGGGTATCCAGTACGCCGCGGCCTGTCGGCTCAATCATCGGTGCCTCGGGAATACTGGATCACCCGCGAAAGCTTTCGCGGGGTGATGGCACCGCTGCTTGACATCTTGAATTGCGACCCACCCTCATCGTCGTCCCTGCGAAAGCAGGGACCCATAACCACGAATGGTAGTTGTTGGATGATGCCGGAACGACGCGTCCCGTTCACAACATCCGCCGCGGAGTATGGGTCCCTGCTTTCGCAGGGACGACGCTGGGAGAAGCCGCGGCTCATCGGTTCAATCGTCGACGTCTCTGGAATACTGGATCACCCGCTTTCGCGGGTGATGACCGTTGTTGATGCGGATCGTGCGCAACACGCGTCTGGGCGCTAGAGGCGTCCTAGCAATAGCAGGATCAGCAGAATCACGATCACGAGGCCGAGACCGCCGCCGCCATAGTAGCCGGTGCCGTAGAACGGTCCGCCGCCAATGCCGCTGAAGCCGCCAAGCAACGCGATGACCAGAATGATAAGAATGATCGTTCCAAGTGACATCTCAATCTCTCCTCAGCCCACGGGCCTGTCGTCTCTGCCCTTCGGGGGAGGAAACAACCCGCAACTGTGAAGGTTCCGGTTTGAGCGGTGCGATAAAACCATGTGATCTTCCATTTGCGGTGGAACAGAATTACATCAACGGAATCCATGGAGGAGTGCACCGCGATGTCGGCTCCGCTGATCGTTTCGATTCCCCACAGCCTCGGCCGCGACGAGGCCATGCGCCGCCTGAAGACGGGCCTGTCGCGCGCAGCGGCGAACGTGCCTGTGATGAGCGTCGACGAAGAGCGCTGGGAGAATAACCGCATGAGCTTCCGCGTCCGCGCGCTGGGGCAGGTCGCCGCCGGACATCTCGATGTCGAGGATACCCATGTGCGCCTGGAGGTGACGCTGCCGTGGCTGCTGCAACGCTTCGCCGAGGTCGCGCAGGTCGCCATTCAGAAGAGCGGGCAGTTGCTGCTGACCAAGCGCTGACGCGCGGCGCTAGCCGTGCGCGCGTGCTCGTTTCGGGGCTTGCTTCATTCCGGCCGCAGCCTTCGCCTTCAGCACCGCGACCGGCAGCCTGGCGAACAGCGTCGAGAGCTGAATTCTGCTGTCGCCGCCCGGGAGCGCGTATCCAGCGAGGTCGATCTCGCCGTCAAAGGCCTCAGCGCGCGGCCAGCTGCGTCCGCCCTGCGTGAACGAGGCAAATGATTTCGCCACTGCGACGATGACCGCCTCGCGGCCGTGGCGCCGTGCGAAGGCGATGACATGATCGCGATGAGGGCCACTGACCGTGAGCGGCTGGTAGTCGCCGCTGCTGAAGACCTCGGGCAGCTCGTTGCGCAGCCGCAACAGATGCCGCGTCCATGCGAACTTCAGGCGGCCATCGCGCCAGTCTTGCGCCAGTGCGTCCCAATCCGGCGTCTCCAGTGCCCCGAGCATGTCCGCGCGTGCGGCAAAGTCGACCGGACGGCGGTTGTCGGGGTCGACAAGCGATAGATCCCAGCTTTCGGTGCCCTGGTAGAAATCCGGCACCCCCGGCATCGTCGCCTTCAGCGTGATCTGGCTCAGCGAGTTCAGCGCGCCGATCAGCGCGATGCGCTCTGCCAGCGTCGCCAGCGCATCGAGGAATTCAGGCGAGACCGTGCGATCGAGGATCCGCGCGATGAAGGTCTTCACGCCTGCCTCGTACGCTTCGTGCGGATTGAGCCAGCTGGTCTCCTGCTTGCCTTCGCGCGCGGCCTTCAGTGCATAGGCCTGGATGCGCGCGACAAGCGATGCGTCGTCCGGGTCCCAGGCGCCGAGCAGGGCCTGATAAAGCATGTATTCGAACGTCGCCGACGGGGCGCGCATCTCGCCGTCGAGCACCAGATGCGGCGCGTTGAGCACCTTCCAGCGCGCCACCGCGCTGGTCCATTCGCCGGGGATCTCCGCAAGCGCCATGATCCGGGCGCGGGCGTCCTCGCCGCGCTTGGTGTCGTGGGTCGCGGTCGCCGTCATGCCGTGCGGCCATTCGCGCGCGCGGGTCTGCATCATGGCGTGGAAGGTCTCAGGCGCGATCGCGTGGGCCGCCGGATCGCCGCCGACCTCGTTGAGTGCGAGCAGGCGGTGGTAGCGATAGAAGGTGGTATCCTCCAGCGATTTCGCCATCATCGGCCCGGTGAATTGCTGCACCTTCAGTGCAAACCGTCGCACCCGCGGCGTGCTGTGCGGCAGCCGGCCGGGCTTCAGCAGGTCCATCGTCAGGGCATCGCGCAGGAAGTCGAAGATGCCTTCGTCGGCGGCGAACCAGTCGGCGCGGGCGCGCTCGATGGTCGCGCTGATCAGCGCGCGGTCATGCGCGGCTGGTCCCGAGGCGGTGAGATAGGTGCGATAGACCGGGAAGTGCAGCACATAGAGCTCGAGCGCCTGCCGCAGACTGTCGGCGGAGAAGTCGCGGGTCGAATAGTGCCCGCTGGCGATGCGCGCGAGCAGCCGCGCCAGCACGGTGAATTCGCTGGTCAGCAAAGTCTCCAGCACGCGGCGCTTGGCTTCGCGCAGCACCGGCGTCAGGTTCGGCGACTGGTTGCTGATCTGCCGCCAGATCTCGTTGAGCGGATCGAGGCCGCCGCCGTCGACCAGCACCTGACTGATCGTGTTCATCCATTCATAGCCGGTGGTGCCATGGACGCCGCTGAATTTCGTCAGCCTTTCGTCCTCGCCGAGGATCTTCTCGACCACCATGTAGATCGGCTTGGCCTTGGCGCCCTGCGCGGAGCGGATCAGGCGGCGCAGCCGCTGGAAGTATTGGGCGGGATCGCGCAGGCCGTCGATATGGTCGAGCCGCAGGCCCTGCAGCCGGTCTTCCGCAATCAGCCGCTTCACGAGACTATGGCTCGCCTCGAAGGTGGCGGCGTCCTCGACCCTGAGGCCGGCCAGGGTGTTGACGTCGAAGAAGCGGCGATAGTTGATGTCGCTGGAGGCAAGCCGCCAGTGGCCGAGCTTGTAGTGCTGGCGTTCCAGGAGATGATGCAGCGCCAGTGTCTGGATCGGCCGGTCCTCACTGGTGCGATAGGCATCGAGCCCGCGCGCGATGATCTCGGCACTGCCCTCGATCGCCTGGATCGCCGCCTTCAGCGTCGGCGCTTCCTTGCGGTTCGGGTGACGCAGCCCGCGATACCTGGCGGCGAGTTCGAGCAGCGCGCGCCCGGCTGCGCTGTCTTCGGCGCCGGCCTCGCGGACGGTGGTTCGCAGCACCTCGCCATAGCGCTCCGGCGCGATCGGCAGGCGGTGCTCGAAATACCAGGCGGAGAAACTGCCTTCGCTTGCGTCGTAGCGCAGCTCGATCTCGCCACGCTCCAGCGCCTGGCCATAGGACGAGCCGAGGATCGGCAGCAGCACGCCGCCGCGCGCGCGATAGGGCAGGAGGTCCCAGTCGATGTCGAAGGAGATCGCGTGCGGTGACACCGGTCCCCATTCCAGCACATCGAGCCACCACGGATTGTCGGCAAAGTGCACGCCGACATGGTTCGGCACGAAATCCAGGATCAGGCCGAGGTCATGGCGCTTCAGCGCATCGCTGAGCCGCGCAAAGCCTGCTTCGCCGCCCAGCTCCGGATTGAATTTGGTGTGGTCGACGACGTCATAGCCATGGGTTGAGCCCTTGCGCGCCTTCATGAACGGCGAGGCATAGACATGGCTGATGCCGAGCGCCTTCAGATACGGCGCCACGGCGGCGGCGGCATCGAAGTCGAAATCGGCAGTGAGTTGCAGTCGGTAGGTTGCGATCGGGATCGCCGGAGGCATTGTGCTATCCGATGTGCCAGCGCACCGCCCAGCCGGGCAGGTCGCTCGACAACGCGCCGCCCCAGATCGCAGTTCCCTTCGGTTCGGCTGCGCCGATGATATCCCGATCCGACAAATTGGCCGTCAGCCACAACGTGCGGCCGTCGCCCATCCGCCAATGCGCGGTCAAGAGATCGCCCGTGACGCGGTCGCCGCCGAAGCGTGCCCCGATGAGCCGCGGCGTGATCTCGCGCCGGCGCGCGGCGAGCAGGTTGCGCACCAGCGCGAGCCGCGCGCGGGCGGGATCGTGGCCAAGCGCCGCCCAGTCGAGCACGGCCGATCGCACCGTCGCCTCGGCAAGCGGATCGGGAATGTCGTCGCCATACTTGGCGTAGGCCCAGGCGAATTCCCGGCGCCGGCCGGCACGGACGGCGTTGGCGAGGTCGCCTTTGAAATCGCAGAAGAACGGGAAGGGCGTCGTTGCGCCCCATTCCTCGCCCATGAACAGCATCGGCGTGGTCGGCGCGATCAATGTGACTGCCAGCGCCGCCTCGATCGCCTCCGGCTTCGCGATACTTTCGAGCCGATCGCCCAGTGGCCGGTTGCCGATCTGATCGTGGTTCTGCAGGAAGTTGATGAAGCAGGTCGGCGACAGCGTGCCGCTCGGCTCGCCGCGGGCCTTGCCGCCCCAGAACTGCGAGACTTCGCCCTGGTAGATGTAGCCGGACGACAGCGCGCGCGCGAGGTCCTGCTTCGGCGTCTTGTAGTCGCCGTAATAGCCCTGGGTTTCTCCGGTCAGCAGCACGTGCCAGGCGTGATGATAATCGTCGTTCCACTGGCCGCGAAACTTGCCGTGCGGCGGGTCCTCGGCGGCATCGAGCAGGCTTGCAATGTTGTCGCCGTTCTCCAGCACGAGATTGATGTGCCGGCCGGTCTCCGTGGCGAGCTTGCCCGCCGCCTTGCTGAAGTCATGGAGAATGGAGATTTCGCCGGCTTCGACGATGGTGTTGACCGCGTCGAAGCGCAGCCCGTCGAAGCGATAATCGCGCAGCCAGCTGACGACGCTGCCGATCGCAAACGCGCGTACCTCGGGCACGCGGTAATCGATCGCGCTGCCCCATGGCGTATGCGCATCGCTGAAGAAGGTGGGCGCATAGCGGCCGAGGTAATTCCCCTCGGGGCCGAAATGGTTGTAGACCACGTCGAGCATCACCATCAGCCCGCGCAGATGCGCTTCGTCGATCAGGGTTTTGAGGTCCTCGGGGCGGCCGTAGGCGCTATCGGGCGCATACCAGAGCACGCCGTCATAGCCCCAGTTGCGCTTGCCCGCGAAATCCGCCAGCGGCATCAGTTCGAGCGCGGTGATGCCGGTTGCCACCAGATGATCGAGCTTGTCGATCATGGCGCGATAGGTGCCCTCCGGCGTGAAGGTCCCGACATGGGCCTCGAGAATGACGGCCTCATGCCAGGGACGGCCGCGCCACTCGGTCGCGCGCCATTTGAAGGCTGAGTGATCGATCACCTCGCTCGGGCCGAACACGTCGTTCGGCTGGAACGCGGAGGCCGGATCGGGCACGTCGACCTCGTCATCGATGCGGAATTTGTAACGCGTGCCCGCGCGCGCGCCGGCGATCTCGGCGATGTACCAGCCGGCGGCATCGCGCGTGAGCGCGTGCGGCTTGTCGAGCAGGAGGTCGACGCGCTTGGCTGCCGGCGCCCAGAGCCGGAAGCGCGCGCCATCAGCGGTCAGTTCGGGTCCGAAGTGCTGCGCACTACTCATGCGGAGCCTGCGAATGCCAGCACCGAGCGCGGCGGTGCCGTGGCGTCGGCACCGGCTGCAAATTGCTCGGCCGTTTGTTCTGCCTTGGTCGTGTTCAAGACCTGCTGCCAGCTCCTGTATTCCGCCATCCGCGGCATCCTGAACACGATCTCCTGCGGCGCGGCATTGAGCACGATAAAGATCGGCGCCTGGCCCTGTTCCATCGGCCCCAGCACGTAGGCGAGGAACCGGCTTTCCGGGAATTTCCAGTCGGACTCCTTCATCTCCTCCGCTGATGGCGTCAGCCAGATCACGCCATAGCTGCCGTCGGCGCGGCGGCCGTCGAGCCAGCTCTGGCAGCGGATCTGGCCGAAGCGCTGGCGGAGCGCGGTGAGATGACCGATGAAGGCGATGGCGTCGTCGTCCGTGCCGAGGTTCTCCCAACCGATCCAGCCGGTCTCATTGTCCTGGCAGTAGGCGTTGTTGTTGCCGGCTTGCGTGTTGGCGACTTCGTCGCCGGCAAGGATCAGCGGCGTGCCCTGTGCGAGCAGCAGGCAGGCCAGCGCGTTCTTCCTGAGCTGGCGGCGCAGCGCGATGATGGCGGGATCGTCGGTCGGGCCTTCATGGCCGCAATTGTTGCTGTGGTTGTCGTTGGAGCCGTCGCGATTGTCCTCGCCATTGGCCTCATTGTGCTTCTCGTTGTAGCTGAAGAGATCGGCGAGCGTGAAGCCGTCATGCACCGTGATGTGATTGACGCTGGCGCGGGTCGCGCGGTTGTCGTGGTGAAACAAATCCGAGGACGCCGTCATGCGGCCCGAGATGTCGCCGATCAGGCTGCCTTCGCCGCTCCAGTAGCGCCGCATCGCGCTGCGATAGCGATCATTCCACTCCGACCATTGCGACGGAAACGCGCCGACCTGATAGCCGCCGAGACCGAGGTCCCAGGGCTCGGCGACCATCTTCGCGGTCGCCAGCACCGGGTCCTGGCGGATCGCGGCGAGGAAGGGATGGTTGCGATCGAATCCGTTCGGCCCGCGCGCCAGGGTCGTGGCGAGATCGAAGCGGAAGCCGTCGACATGGCAGACCTCGACCCAGTAGCGCAGCGAATCCATCACCATCTGCAGCACGCGCGGATGGGTGAGGTTGACCGAGCTGCCGCAGCCGGTGAAGTCGTCGTAGAAGCGCGGGTTCTCGCGGTTCAGCCAGTAATAGGAGGCATTGTCGATGCCGCGGAAGCACAGCGTCGGGCCCATGTGATTGCCCTCGGCGGTGTGGTTGTAGACGACGTCGAGCAGCACCTCGATGCCGGCATCGTGCAGCCGCGCCACCGTGGTGCGGAACGAGTCGAGCGCATTGTCCTGGGCGTAGCGTGCCTCCGGCGCGAAGAAGGCGATGGTGTTGTAGCCCCAGTAGTTCGACAGCTTCTTTTCGACCAGAGTGCGGTCGTCGATCAGGCCGTGGATCGGCAACAGCTCGATGGTGGTGACGCCGAGCCGCTTGAGATGGTCGATCATCGCCGGCGACGACAGGCCGCCATAGGTGCCGCGCAGGTTCGGCGGCACGTCGTCGCGCTTCTGGGTCAGGCCCTTCACGTGGGCCTCGTAGATGATGGTGTCTGCCCACGGAATGTGCGGCCGGATCTCGCGGCGGCCCCAGTTGAAGGTCTCGTCAACCACCACCGCCTTCGGCATGCCGCGGGCATTGTCGCGCCGGTCGAAGGAGAGATCCTCGCGCGCGCTGCCGGTGCGGTAGGCGAAATGCGCATCGCTCCACACCAGCCGGCCCGCGAGTCGCTTGGCATAGGGATCGAGCAGCAGCTTGTTGGCGTTGAAGCGGTGGCCGCGCTCCGGCGCGTAGGGCCCGTAGACGCGATAGCCGTAGAGCTGGCCCGGCGAGACGTCGTTCAGATAGCAATGCCAGACGTCCTCGGTACGTTCCGGCACCTCGATCCGCTCGAGCTCGCGGCGGCCCTGGCCGTCGAACAGGCACAGCTCCACCTTCTCCGCATTCGCCGAGAACAGCGCAAAATTGGTGCCTCTGCCGTCCCAGCTTGCACCGAGCCGTGCGGACGTACCCCCGGTCAGTCGCATGGATCAGCTTTCCGGTACGAGAAAGATCGCTGCCAGCGGCGGAATGGTCAGGCTCAGCTCGGATGTGGCGCCCTCCGAGGCACGGACCTCGCCGATATTGCCGACATTGGTGCCGCCGTAATGGGAGGAATCCGAGTTGAACACCTCGTGCCACTTGCCCGCGAACGGCACCCGGACGCGATAGTTGCGGTAGACATTGGGCGAGAAGTTCAGGACCACGAGGCAGCGGGCGCGCGCATCATTGCCCTTGCGGATCCAGCCGAACACATTGTTACCGGCGTCGTCGGTGATGACCCATTCGAAGCCGGCCTGGTCGCAGTCGAGCTCGTGCAGCGCCGGCAGCGCGCGATAGAGCCGGTTGAGGTCGCGGACCAGGTTCTGGATGCCGCTATGCCTCGGCTGTTGCAGCAAATGCCAATCGATCGAGTGGTCGTGATTCCATTCGCGCTCCTGGCCGAACTCGCAGCCCATGAACATGAGCTTCTTGCCGGGATGCCCGAACATGAAACTGTAATAGGCGCGCAGATTGGCGAAGCGCTGCCAGTCGTCGCCGGGCATGCGGCCGAGGATCGAGCGCTTGCCGTGCACGACCTCGTCGTGCGACAGCGGCAGGATGAAGTTCTCCGAGAAGGCGTAGTGCAGGCCGAACAGGATGTCGCCGTGATGGAATTTGCGGTGGATGGGATCCTTGCTGATATATTTCAGCGTGTCGTGCATCCAGCCCATGTTCCACTTGTAGCCGAAGCCGAGCCCGCCATATTCGACGGGCCGCGACACCTGCGGCCACGCGGTGGATTCCTCCGCCGCCGTCATCGCCTGCGGGAAGTGTGCGTAGAGCTCGGTGTTGAATCGGCGCAGGAAGTCGATCGCCTCGATGTTCTCCCGGCCGCCATATTTGTTCGGGATCCAGCCGCCGGCGGGACGGCTGTAGTCGAGATACAGCATGGAGGCGACGGCATCGACGCGCAGCCCGTCGATGCCGTAGCGATCGAGCCAGAACAGCGCGTTCGACACCAGGAAGTTGGTGACCTCGGTGCGCCCATAATTGTAGATCAGCGTGCCCCAATCGAGGTGACGGCCCTGCAGCGGATTGGCGTGCTCGTAGAGCGCGGTGCCGTCGAAATTGCCGAGACCGTGCGGATCGTCGGGGAAATGCCCGGGGACCCAGTCGAGCAGCACGGCGAGGCCTGCGCCGTGGCAGGCATCGATCAGCGCGGCAAAATCGTCGGGCGAGCCGAAACGGCTGGTCGGAGCGAACATGCCGGTCGGCTGGTAGCCCCAGGAGCCGTCGAACGGATGCTCGGTGATGGGCAGGAATTCGATATGGGTGAAGCCCATGTCGCTGGCGTAGGCGGGAAGCTGCTCCGCCATCTCGCGATAGCTCAGCCACTCATTGCGGCCCTTGCGGCGCCACGATCCGAGATGGACCTCGTAGATCGACATCGGCGAGCTCAGGGCGTTAACACGATCGGGCGCCGGGCGCGGATGCGGGATCTTGCGCTCGTCGATCACGATCGAGGCGGTCTTCGGACGCACCTCGGCGGCGAACGCCAGCGGATCGGACTTCAGCGGCAGATGCTGGCCGTTGCGCCCGATGATCTCGAACTTGTAGTGGTCGCCGACGCGCGCGCGCGGGATGAACAGCTCCCAGTAGCCCGGGCCGCGCACCCGCATCGGATGCCGCCGTCCGTCCCAGAAATTGAAGTCGCCGACCACGCTGACCCGCCGCGCATTCGGCGCCAGCACCACGAAGCCGATGCCGTCGACGCCGTCGAGCGTCATCGGATGGGCGCCGAGCGTGTCGTAGACGCGCAGATGCGTGCCTTCGCCGAGCAGATAGAGGTCGAAATCGCTCAGGATCGGCGGAAAGCGATAGGCATCTTCCAGTTCGACGACGTTGTCGCCAAAGCGGGCGCGGAGCTGGTAGCGCGTCGAGCCGTT
Protein-coding sequences here:
- the ligD gene encoding DNA ligase D; translation: MSLRNLTTYRKKRDFEKTNEPSGDVKVVPGKQRRFVIQKHDATRLHYDFRLEFDGVFKSWAVTRGPSLDPHDKRLAVEVEDHPLDYGDFEGTIPEGQYGGGTVQLWDRGTWESDDPERGFKKGDLKFTLHGDKLHGSWVLVRMKNDRFGGKRINWLLIKHRDEYAVDGNGEAILDEDRSVASGRSMAEIAAGKGRAPKPFMLAKGNGKAKATIKADAVWQSNHGMAAAARARTKAPAPQEKLKAQLKTRPKAQPKQVTEMPDFVSPQLCAAVESPPNGAGWCHEIKFDGYRVQLRIEDGEAVVKTRKGLDWTDKFSAIVKEAGKLPDALVDGEIVALDEGGMPHFSTLQAALSDGKTDQLIFYAFDLLFAGNEDLRPLPLTERKARLQALLAARKGKLIRYVEHFEERGDAVLDSARKLGLEGIVSKRLDGAYRSGRSDDWTKAKIRAGHEVVIGGWKTTNGKFRSLMAGVYRGDHLEFVGIVGTGFGQDTVRRIMPALKAAASNTNPFGGKDAPKKSRDVHWLKPELVAEIEFAGWTDAGNIRQAAFKGLRQDKPAHEVEAERPVVTSVVKPMAKAKSSAVMGVAISHPDKALWPDAGDGEPVTKLDLANYFEAVGAWMIGYLKGRPCSIVRAPDGIKGETFFQRHAMAGTSKLLKLAKVSGDRKPYLQIDQVEGLAAVAQLGGLELHPWNCAPDAYDTPGRLVFDLDPAPDVAFSDVVDAAKDMRQRLIAVGLESFCKTTGGKGLHVVAPLLSSPKDKVTWKEAKAFAQGICQWMAQDDPERYLINMSKAKRTGKIFLDYLRNDRLSTAVAVLSPRARPGATVSMPLTWAQVRGDLDPKKYTVRSVPALLAKSKAWDGYEDAASSIRPAMKKLAAQ
- a CDS encoding DUF3309 family protein; its protein translation is MSLGTIILIILVIALLGGFSGIGGGPFYGTGYYGGGGLGLVIVILLILLLLGRL
- a CDS encoding polyhydroxyalkanoic acid system family protein, with the protein product MSAPLIVSIPHSLGRDEAMRRLKTGLSRAAANVPVMSVDEERWENNRMSFRVRALGQVAAGHLDVEDTHVRLEVTLPWLLQRFAEVAQVAIQKSGQLLLTKR
- the treY gene encoding malto-oligosyltrehalose synthase, whose product is MPPAIPIATYRLQLTADFDFDAAAAVAPYLKALGISHVYASPFMKARKGSTHGYDVVDHTKFNPELGGEAGFARLSDALKRHDLGLILDFVPNHVGVHFADNPWWLDVLEWGPVSPHAISFDIDWDLLPYRARGGVLLPILGSSYGQALERGEIELRYDASEGSFSAWYFEHRLPIAPERYGEVLRTTVREAGAEDSAAGRALLELAARYRGLRHPNRKEAPTLKAAIQAIEGSAEIIARGLDAYRTSEDRPIQTLALHHLLERQHYKLGHWRLASSDINYRRFFDVNTLAGLRVEDAATFEASHSLVKRLIAEDRLQGLRLDHIDGLRDPAQYFQRLRRLIRSAQGAKAKPIYMVVEKILGEDERLTKFSGVHGTTGYEWMNTISQVLVDGGGLDPLNEIWRQISNQSPNLTPVLREAKRRVLETLLTSEFTVLARLLARIASGHYSTRDFSADSLRQALELYVLHFPVYRTYLTASGPAAHDRALISATIERARADWFAADEGIFDFLRDALTMDLLKPGRLPHSTPRVRRFALKVQQFTGPMMAKSLEDTTFYRYHRLLALNEVGGDPAAHAIAPETFHAMMQTRAREWPHGMTATATHDTKRGEDARARIMALAEIPGEWTSAVARWKVLNAPHLVLDGEMRAPSATFEYMLYQALLGAWDPDDASLVARIQAYALKAAREGKQETSWLNPHEAYEAGVKTFIARILDRTVSPEFLDALATLAERIALIGALNSLSQITLKATMPGVPDFYQGTESWDLSLVDPDNRRPVDFAARADMLGALETPDWDALAQDWRDGRLKFAWTRHLLRLRNELPEVFSSGDYQPLTVSGPHRDHVIAFARRHGREAVIVAVAKSFASFTQGGRSWPRAEAFDGEIDLAGYALPGGDSRIQLSTLFARLPVAVLKAKAAAGMKQAPKRARAHG
- the treZ gene encoding malto-oligosyltrehalose trehalohydrolase; this encodes MSSAQHFGPELTADGARFRLWAPAAKRVDLLLDKPHALTRDAAGWYIAEIAGARAGTRYKFRIDDEVDVPDPASAFQPNDVFGPSEVIDHSAFKWRATEWRGRPWHEAVILEAHVGTFTPEGTYRAMIDKLDHLVATGITALELMPLADFAGKRNWGYDGVLWYAPDSAYGRPEDLKTLIDEAHLRGLMVMLDVVYNHFGPEGNYLGRYAPTFFSDAHTPWGSAIDYRVPEVRAFAIGSVVSWLRDYRFDGLRFDAVNTIVEAGEISILHDFSKAAGKLATETGRHINLVLENGDNIASLLDAAEDPPHGKFRGQWNDDYHHAWHVLLTGETQGYYGDYKTPKQDLARALSSGYIYQGEVSQFWGGKARGEPSGTLSPTCFINFLQNHDQIGNRPLGDRLESIAKPEAIEAALAVTLIAPTTPMLFMGEEWGATTPFPFFCDFKGDLANAVRAGRRREFAWAYAKYGDDIPDPLAEATVRSAVLDWAALGHDPARARLALVRNLLAARRREITPRLIGARFGGDRVTGDLLTAHWRMGDGRTLWLTANLSDRDIIGAAEPKGTAIWGGALSSDLPGWAVRWHIG
- the glgX gene encoding glycogen debranching protein GlgX, with product MRLTGGTSARLGASWDGRGTNFALFSANAEKVELCLFDGQGRRELERIEVPERTEDVWHCYLNDVSPGQLYGYRVYGPYAPERGHRFNANKLLLDPYAKRLAGRLVWSDAHFAYRTGSAREDLSFDRRDNARGMPKAVVVDETFNWGRREIRPHIPWADTIIYEAHVKGLTQKRDDVPPNLRGTYGGLSSPAMIDHLKRLGVTTIELLPIHGLIDDRTLVEKKLSNYWGYNTIAFFAPEARYAQDNALDSFRTTVARLHDAGIEVLLDVVYNHTAEGNHMGPTLCFRGIDNASYYWLNRENPRFYDDFTGCGSSVNLTHPRVLQMVMDSLRYWVEVCHVDGFRFDLATTLARGPNGFDRNHPFLAAIRQDPVLATAKMVAEPWDLGLGGYQVGAFPSQWSEWNDRYRSAMRRYWSGEGSLIGDISGRMTASSDLFHHDNRATRASVNHITVHDGFTLADLFSYNEKHNEANGEDNRDGSNDNHSNNCGHEGPTDDPAIIALRRQLRKNALACLLLAQGTPLILAGDEVANTQAGNNNAYCQDNETGWIGWENLGTDDDAIAFIGHLTALRQRFGQIRCQSWLDGRRADGSYGVIWLTPSAEEMKESDWKFPESRFLAYVLGPMEQGQAPIFIVLNAAPQEIVFRMPRMAEYRSWQQVLNTTKAEQTAEQFAAGADATAPPRSVLAFAGSA
- the glgB gene encoding 1,4-alpha-glucan branching protein GlgB, producing MTKLPAEAYAIIEGRHSDPFHYLGLHAEGNRNVVRAFLPDASNVEAIGEHGEAAPLAKIHDAGLFAGPLPNGSTRYQLRARFGDNVVELEDAYRFPPILSDFDLYLLGEGTHLRVYDTLGAHPMTLDGVDGIGFVVLAPNARRVSVVGDFNFWDGRRHPMRVRGPGYWELFIPRARVGDHYKFEIIGRNGQHLPLKSDPLAFAAEVRPKTASIVIDERKIPHPRPAPDRVNALSSPMSIYEVHLGSWRRKGRNEWLSYREMAEQLPAYASDMGFTHIEFLPITEHPFDGSWGYQPTGMFAPTSRFGSPDDFAALIDACHGAGLAVLLDWVPGHFPDDPHGLGNFDGTALYEHANPLQGRHLDWGTLIYNYGRTEVTNFLVSNALFWLDRYGIDGLRVDAVASMLYLDYSRPAGGWIPNKYGGRENIEAIDFLRRFNTELYAHFPQAMTAAEESTAWPQVSRPVEYGGLGFGYKWNMGWMHDTLKYISKDPIHRKFHHGDILFGLHYAFSENFILPLSHDEVVHGKRSILGRMPGDDWQRFANLRAYYSFMFGHPGKKLMFMGCEFGQEREWNHDHSIDWHLLQQPRHSGIQNLVRDLNRLYRALPALHELDCDQAGFEWVITDDAGNNVFGWIRKGNDARARCLVVLNFSPNVYRNYRVRVPFAGKWHEVFNSDSSHYGGTNVGNIGEVRASEGATSELSLTIPPLAAIFLVPES